A segment of the Synechococcus sp. MU1643 genome:
GCGGTGAAGCTGGGGGTAAGGGAGTTACCCACCAGCGTGGCGTAGCCGCGATCAACGATCGTTCCAATGATCGAGGCGTAGGTCGACGGCCGGCCGATGCCCTCCTTTTCCAGCATCTTCACCAGCGATGCCTCGCTGAACCGTGCCGGCGGCTGGGTCTGATGGCCGAGAGGTTCGACAGTCTTCGGCTCCGGTGCATCGCCAACGCTCAACGCCGGCAACAACACTTCCTGCCCCTCAAGGGCCGCATCGGGATCATCACTGCCCTCGACGTAGGCGCGGAAGAAACCGGGGAAGTCGATGCGCTTGCCGCTGGCCCGGAAATTGGCCTCGCCTGAGCTGAGATCAACCGACAGCATGGTGAGCCTGGCTTCGGCCATCTGACTGGCCACGGTGCGCTTCCAGATCAACTCATAGACCGCCAGATCTCGCCCATCCAGACCAGTCTCACCGGGGGTTCGGAAGCTTTCGCCCGACGGACGAATCGCTTCATGGGCCTCCTGGGCATTGCGGGCTTTGGTACTGAACTGCCGCGACCCATTGCTCAGATACTCCTTGCCGTAGAGGCTCTCCACGCAGCTGCGTGATGCATTTATCGCCTGATCCGACAAGTGAACCGAGTCGGTCCGCATGTAGGTGATGAAACCGCGTTCGTAGAGCCCCTGGGCACAGCGCATGGTTTCCCGGGCTGAGAGGCGTAGCTTGCGATTGGCCTCCTGTTGGAGGGTACTAGTGGTGAAGGGAGGCACCGGCTTACGCACGGTGGGTTTCTCTTCCACCGCGTCCACCGTCCAGGCGTTGGATCGCACGGCTTCAGCCAACGCCTTGGCCTCGCTCTCGGTAAGCAGCCGAACGGCACTGCCCGCCTTTAGCCCGCCGGTGCTCTCGTCAAAGTCGATGCCAGTGGCGATCCGCTGGCCACCCACGTGGGTGAGCTTGGCCTCAAAGGCGCTGCCCGACTGCTCAAGTTGGGCCTTGAGGTCCCAGTAACTGCCGCTGCGGAAGGCACGCCTGGCCCGTTCCCGTTGGACTAGGAGCCGCACTGCAACGGACTGCACCCGCCCTGCAGAGAGTCCCCAGGCCACCTTTTTCCAGAGGAGAGGGGACAGGGTGTATCCCACAAGGCGATCCAAAATGCGCCGGGTTTCCTGGGCATGAACCAGCTCCATGTCCAGGTCGCGGGTCTGGTCAAGTGCCTTGCCGATGGCTTCCTTGGTGATCTCGTGAAACACCATGCGCTTCACCGGCACCTTCGGCGCCAGCAGCTGGAGCAAGTGCCAACTGATGCTTTCGCCTTCCCGGTCTTCGTCCGTTGCCAGAAGCAACTGATCAGCACCCTTGAGAGCGTCCTTGAGTTCGCGAACCGTCTTCTTCTTGTCCTTTGGGACCACGTACAGCGGCTCGAAATCCGCGTCGGTGTTCACGCCGAGATTGGCCCATTTCTGCCCCTTGGCCGATGCCGGAATCTCGCTGGCGTTGTTAGGGAGGTCGCGGACGTGCCCCATGGAGGCTTCAACTTTGAATCCCTTGGGCAGAAAGCCACGGATGGTTTTGGCCTTCGTGGGGCTTTCAACGATGACGAGGGTGTGCGCCACTAGCGGCAGGTGAACCGTTCCCCTTCTTTATCGCACCGAGCAGCGCTCTGCATGACCGTTGGCGCGTCAAGCGCCGCTACAGTCGCCGCAGCGCAATGATTCCAGGCTGCCATGCCCGATATGGGTGCATCCATTCTCGCCACCCAGGCCATGGCTGCCCCTGGTGAGCTGCTGAATCTCTCTCTCAACGCGTCTGCCGTACTGCCCGAAGCAGCAGTGCTGCTGGCGATGATCGCCACCCTCTTAGTGGATCTGGCCGGCGAAAAGGTCGCCACTCGCTGGGTGCCCCCGATTTGCTACTTCGGCCTGGGGAGCTCCCTGGTTCTGCTAGCCCTGCAGTGGAATGCACCCCTGGAGCCCTCCTTCCTCGGGGCCTTTCTCGCCGACAACCTGGCAGTGGCCTTCAGGGCTGTGATTGCCCTGTCCACTCTTCTTTCGCTACTGATCAGCTGGCGTTATGCCGAGAAGAGCGGCACGCCTGTTGGCGAGTACGCAGCCATCCTTCTCGCCGCCACCCTCGGCGCCATGCTTCTTTGCGGGGCAACGGATCTTGTGAGTGTGTTCATTTCGCTAGAAACGCTATCCGTCGCCAGTTATCTGCTGTCGGGCTACATGAAGCGGGATGCCCGCAGTTCGGAAGCAGCACTCAAATATCTACTTGTGGGATCGGCAGCTGCTGCTG
Coding sequences within it:
- the topA gene encoding type I DNA topoisomerase; protein product: MAHTLVIVESPTKAKTIRGFLPKGFKVEASMGHVRDLPNNASEIPASAKGQKWANLGVNTDADFEPLYVVPKDKKKTVRELKDALKGADQLLLATDEDREGESISWHLLQLLAPKVPVKRMVFHEITKEAIGKALDQTRDLDMELVHAQETRRILDRLVGYTLSPLLWKKVAWGLSAGRVQSVAVRLLVQRERARRAFRSGSYWDLKAQLEQSGSAFEAKLTHVGGQRIATGIDFDESTGGLKAGSAVRLLTESEAKALAEAVRSNAWTVDAVEEKPTVRKPVPPFTTSTLQQEANRKLRLSARETMRCAQGLYERGFITYMRTDSVHLSDQAINASRSCVESLYGKEYLSNGSRQFSTKARNAQEAHEAIRPSGESFRTPGETGLDGRDLAVYELIWKRTVASQMAEARLTMLSVDLSSGEANFRASGKRIDFPGFFRAYVEGSDDPDAALEGQEVLLPALSVGDAPEPKTVEPLGHQTQPPARFSEASLVKMLEKEGIGRPSTYASIIGTIVDRGYATLVGNSLTPSFTAFAVTALLEEHFPELVDTSFTARMENTLDEISHGRVQWLPYLEGFYKGDEGLETQVQQREGDIDPGASRTIDLEGLSSVVRIGRFGAYLESKRVSDDGEEELIKATLPREITPADLDEEQAELILKQKADGPEAIGEDPETGDLVYLLFGQYGPYVQRGQVSDENPKPKRASLPKGQKPEDLTLEDALGLLRLPRLLGEHHDGGRIQAGLGRFGPYVVWDKGKGEKDYRSLKGDDDVLVVGLSRALELLAMPKRGRGGRTALKDLGKPEGSDETIQVYDGPYGLYVKQGKVNASLPEGKGADDVTIEEAVELLAAKAASKKGGRKTAAKKPAAKKPAAKKPAAKKPPATTKTGRLRASAVRVIKPADS